A part of Miscanthus floridulus cultivar M001 chromosome 6, ASM1932011v1, whole genome shotgun sequence genomic DNA contains:
- the LOC136461749 gene encoding probable LRR receptor-like serine/threonine-protein kinase At3g47570, translating into MAMRVMSLLHAATFVMIAVASWGAHGTASDEANSLLAFKAELVRSSSSGVLASWNGSTGVCRWEGLACSGGGQVVSLSLPSYGLAGALSPAIGNLTFLRTLNLSSNWFHGEIPASIGRLARLQALDLSYNAFSGTLPANLSSCVSLLLLRLSRNQIHGPIPVELGNKLTHLRGLLLAKNNLTGGIPGSLGNLSSLDHLDLTDNQLGSPVPHELGSIGGLQILVLFLNSLSGVLPQSLYNLSSLKNFGVGFNMLSGTIPADIGDRFTGIENLSFSYNRFSGAIQPSVSNLSALITLDLAGNGFIGHVPPALGNLQGLTYLNLGDNRLQANDSQGWEFITSLTNCSQLQKLILGNNSFSGKVPGSIANLSTTLEFLYLGDNRISGTIPSDIGNLVGLKLLEMANSSISGAIPESIGRLENLVVLGLYNTSLSGLIPPSLGNLTQLNNLYAYYGNLEGPIPRSLGNLKNLFVFDLSTNRLNGSIPKEVLKLPQLSWYLDLSYNALSGPLPVEVGSLANLNQLILSGNQLSSSIPDSIGNCISLDWLLLDQNSFEGIIPQSLKNLKGFALLNLTMNKLSGSIPDALASIGNLQQLYLAHNNFSGLIPAVLQNLTLLSKLDLSFNDLQGEVPKGGVFANATSLLIHGNDELCGGAPQLHLAPCSMAAVDNKRQVSRSLMATLISIGALVFLGILVALIHLIHKRFRQRKASQLVSTLMDEQYERVSYQALSNGTGGFSEANLLGQGSYGAVYKCTLHDQGITTAVKVFNIRQSGSTRSFMAECEALRRVRHRCLIKIITCCSSINHQGEEFKALVFEFMPNGSLNYWLHPVSKVHTLSNTLSLAQRLDIAVDIMDALEYLHNQCQPPIIHCDLKPSNILLTEDMSARVGDFGISKILSDDTCKTLLNSISFTGLRGSIGYVAPEYGEGRSVSTLGDIYSLGILLLEMFTGRSPTDDMFKDSLDLHRFAEAARPKGASEIADPVIWLHEEAKAKDTADAAKIRSRSEECLVSVIRLGVSCSKQQPRERMAMRDAAVEMRAIRDAYLMVAS; encoded by the exons ATGGCAATGCGTGTCATGAGCTTGCTGCATGCCGCCACCTTCGTCATGATTGCAGTAGCCTCCTGGGGAGCGCACGGCACTGCCAGCGACGAGGCCAATTCTCTGCTCGCTTTCAAGGCTGAGCTCGTTCGCAGCAGCAGCTCCGGTGTGCTGGCCTCCTGGAATGGCAGCACCGGCGTCTGCAGATGGGAAGGCCTGgcatgcagcggcggcggccaggtGGTGTCGCTGAGCCTGCCCTCCTATGGGCTCGCTGGCGCGCTCTCCCCGGCCATCGGGAACCTCACGTTCCTGCGGACGCTGAACCTGAGCTCCAACTGGTTCCACGGGGAGATCCCGGCGAGCATTGGGCGGCTAGCGCGTCTGCAGGCGCTGGACCTGAGCTACAATGCGTTCTCCGGCACGCTGCCCGCCAACCTCAGCTCCTGCGTCAGCTTACTGCTGTTGAGACTCAGCAGAAACCAAATCCATGGGCCCATCCCTGTCGAGCTCGGCAACAAGCTCACGCATCTTCGGGGGCTCTTATTGGCCAAAAACAACCTGACGGGCGGCATCCCAGGATCACTAGGTAACCTTTCATCCCTGGACCACCTTGATCTTACAGACAACCAACTCGGGAGTCCGGTACCACATGAGCTTGGCAGCATTGGAGGCCTCCAGATCCTTGTCCTCTTTTTGAACAGCCTATCGGGTGTGCTTCCACAGTCCCTGTACAATCTGTCATCGCTGAAGAACTTCGGGGTAGGATTCAACATGCTGTCTGGAACTATCCCTGCTGATATTGGCGACAGGTTCACTGGCATAGAAAACCTTAGCTTCTCTTACAACCGGTTCAGTGGAGCTATCCAACCTTCGGTCTCCAACCTCTCTGCTCTCATAACACTTGACCTCGCAGGAAATGGATTTATTGGACATGTGCCTCCTGCTCTGGGGAATTTGCAAGGTCTCACTTACCTGAACTTGGGTGACAACAGGCTACAAGCCAACGACAGTCAAGGGTGGGAGTTCATCACTTCCCTGACGAACTGCAGCCAGCTTCAGAAGCTGATTCTTGGCAACAACTCTTTCAGTGGTAAAGTGCCCGGTTCAATCGCAAACCTATCGACGACCCTTGAATTTCTTTATCTTGGAGACAATAGGATTTCTGGTACCATTCCATCGGACATCGGCAATTTGGTTGGTCTGAAATTACTTGAGATGGCTAATAGCTCCATATCTGGAGCAATTCCAGAGAGCATTGGGAGACTAGAAAACTTGGTTGTGTTGGGGCTTTACAACACTAGCTTGTCAGGCCTCATACCTCCGTCCCTAGGAAATCTTACACAGCTGAATAACCTTTATGCATACTATGGCAATCTAGAGGGGCCCATTCCAAGGAGCCTGGGAAACTTAAAAAATCTATTTGTCTTTGATCTGTCAACAAATCGACTCAATGGTTCAATTCCCAAAGAGGTGCTAAAACTTCCTCAGCTTTCTTGGTACTTAGACTTATCATACAATGCATTGTCTGGGCCACTCCCAGTTGAAGTTGGTAGCTTGGCAAACCTTAACCAACTGATTCTATCAGGAAACCAGTTGTCAAGCAGCATACCTGATAGTATTGGAAATTGCATTTCACTGGATTGGCTGCTGCTGGATCAGAACTCATTTGAGGGAATCATACCTCAATCTCTGAAGAACTTAAAAGGTTTCGCCTTACTGAACCTGACCATGAATAAGCTGTCTGGTAGTATTCCTGATGCCCTTGCTAGTATTGGCAACCTGCAACAGTTGTATTTAGCACACAACAACTTTTCAGGTTTGATTCCAGCAGTTCTACAGAACCTGACACTATTGTCGAAATTGGATTTGTCCTTCAATGATCTCCAAGGTGAAGTGCCAAAAGGGGGTGTTTTTGCAAATGCAACGTCCTTGTTGATTCACGGAAATGATGAGCTTTGTGGCGGAGCGCCTCAACTGCATTTAGCTCCATGCTCCATGGCTGCTGTGGATAACAAAAGACAAGTGTCAAGATCCCTTATGGCCACCCTAATATCAATTGGCGCACTTGTATTCTTAGGTATACTAGTTGCTCTTATTCATTTGATCCACAAGAGGTTCAGACAAAGAAAGGCAAGCCAACTCGTTTCCACACTAATGGATGAACAGTACGAAAGGGTTTCTTATCAAGCATTGTCAAATGGAACTGGTGGTTTCTCAGAGGCTAATTTGCTCGGACAAGGAAGCTACGGTGCTGTTTATAAATGCACTTTACATGATCAGGGTATTACCACAGCTGTAAAGGTGTTTAACATACGACAGTCTGGGTCCACTAGAAGTTTCATGGCTGAGTGCGAGGCACTGCGAAGGGTACGTCACCGTTGTCTCATAAAGATCATCACCTGTTGTTCAAGCATCAATCATCAAGGTGAAGAATTCAAGGCACTGGTTTTTGAGTTCATGCCGAACGGTAGTCTGAATTATTGGCTGCATCCAGTATCTAAAGTACACACTCTGAGTAATACGCTCAGCCTAGCTCAGAGACTAGACATTGCTGTAGACATCATGGATGCCCTGGAATATCTTCACAACCAGTGTCAGCCACCAATAATCCATTGCGATCTCAAGCCAAGTAACATCCTCCTTACAGAGGATATGAGTGCCCGGGTTGGAGATTTCGGCATATCGAAAATCCTTTCAGATGACACTTGCAAAACTCTGCTAAATTCAATCAGCTTCACTGGACTGAGGGGCTCCATTGGTTATGTCGCTCCAG AGTATGGCGAGGGTCGATCTGTCTCAACTCTTGGGGATATCTACAGCCTAGGCATACTGTTGCTTGAGATGTTCACCGGGAGGAGCCCTACTGACGACATGTTCAAAGACTCGTTGGACCTTCATAGGTTCGCCGAAGCCGCTCGTCCCAAAGGAGCCTCGGAGATAGCCGATCCAGTAATCTGGCTGCATGAAGAAGCTAAGGCAAAAGATACTGCTGATGCTGCCAAAATTAGAAGCCGGAGCGAGGAGTGCTTGGTTTCAGTGATCCGGCTCGGCGTCTCCTGCTCAAAGCAGCAGCCAAGAGAGCGAATGGCGATGCGCGATGCTGCTGTGGAGATGCGTGCGATCAGAGACGCGTACCTCATGGTTGCCAGCTAG
- the LOC136461753 gene encoding probable LRR receptor-like serine/threonine-protein kinase At3g47570, whose amino-acid sequence MAMRVMSLLHAATFVMIAVASWGAHGTASDEANSLLAFKELVGSSSSGVLASWNGTTGVCRWEGLACSGGGQVVSLSLPSYGLAGALSPAIGNLTFLRTLNLSSNWFQGEIPASIGRLARLQALDLSYNTFSGTLPANLSSCVSLLLLRLSSNQIHGRIPVELGNKLTHLRRLLLANNSLTGAIPGSLGNLSSLDYLDLTDNQLEGPVPHELGSIGGLQAVFLFGNNLSGVLPQSLYNLSSLKNFGVDFNMLSGTIPADIGDRFTGIETLSFSYNRFSGAIPPSVSNLSALIKLGLAGNGFIGHVPPALGKLQGLTYLDLGDNRLQANDSQGWEFITSLTNCSQLQNLILGNNSFSGKVPGSIANLSTTLESLYLGDNRISGTIPSDIGNLVGLKLLEMANSSISGAIPESIGRLENLVELGLYNTSLSGLIPPSLGNLTQLNNLYAYYGNLEGPIPRSLGNLKNLFVFDLSTNRLNGSIPKEVLKLPQLSFYLDLSYNALSGPLPVEVGSLANLNQLILSGNQLSSSIPDSIGNCISLERLLLDQNSFEGIIPQSLKNLKGLALLNLTMNKLSGSIPDALASIGNLQQLYLAHNNFSGLIPAVLQNLTLLSKLDLSFNDLQGEVPKGGVFANATSLSIHGNDELCGGAPQLHLAPCSMAAVDNKRQVSRSLMATLISIGALVFLGILVALIHLIHKRFRQRKASQLVSTLIDEQYERVSYQALPNGTGGFSEANLLGQGSYGAVYKCTLHDQGITTAVKVFNIRQSGSTRSFVAECEALRRVRHRCLIKIITCCSSINHQGEEFKVLVFEFMPNGSLNDWLHPASKVHTVSNTLSLAQRLDIAVDIMDALEYLHNQCQPPIIHCDLKPSNILLEEDMSARVGDFGISKILSDDTSKTLLNSVSFTGLRGSIGYLAPEYGEGRSVSTLGDVYSLGILLLEMFTGRSPTDEIFNDSLDLHRFAEAALPNGASEIADPAIWLHDEAAVGATVRSRSKECLVSVIRLGVSCSKQQPRERMAIRDAAVETRTIRDAYLMVAS is encoded by the exons ATGGCAATGCGTGTCATGAGCTTGCTGCATGCCGCCACCTTCGTCATGATTGCAGTAGCCTCCTGGGGAGCGCACGGCACTGCCAGCGACGAGGCCAATTCTCTGCTCGCTTTCAAGGAGCtcgttggcagcagcagctccggtgTGCTGGCCTCCTGGAATGGCACCACCGGCGTCTGCAGATGGGAAGGCCTGgcatgcagcggcggcggccaggtGGTGTCGCTGAGCCTGCCCTCCTATGGGCTCGCTGGCGCGCTCTCCCCGGCCATCGGGAATCTCACGTTCCTGCGGACGCTGAACCTGAGCTCCAACTGGTTCCAGGGGGAGATCCCGGCGAGCATTGGGCGGCTAGCGCGTCTGCAGGCGCTGGACCTGAGCTACAATACGTTCTCCGGCACGCTGCCCGCCAACCTCAGCTCCTGCGTCAGCTTACTGCTGTTGAGACTCAGCAGCAACCAAATCCATGGGCGCATCCCTGTCGAGCTCGGCAACAAGCTCACGCATCTTCGGAGGCTCTTATTGGCCAACAACAGCCTGACGGGCGCCATCCCTGGATCACTAGGTAACCTTTCATCCCTGGACTACCTTGATCTGACAGACAACCAACTCGAGGGTCCGGTACCACATGAGCTTGGCAGCATTGGAGGCCTCCAGGCCGTTTTCCTCTTTGGGAACAACCTATCGGGTGTGCTTCCACAGTCCCTGTACAATCTGTCATCGCTGAAGAACTTCGGGGTAGATTTCAACATGCTGTCTGGAACTATCCCTGCTGATATTGGCGACAGGTTCACTGGCATAGAAACCCTTAGCTTCTCTTACAACCGGTTCAGTGGAGCTATCCCACCTTCGGTCTCCAACCTCTCTGCTCTCATAAAACTTGGCCTCGCAGGAAATGGATTTATTGGACATGTGCCTCCTGCTCTGGGGAAGTTGCAAGGTCTCACTTACCTGGACTTGGGTGACAACAGGCTACAAGCCAACGACAGTCAAGGGTGGGAGTTCATCACTTCCCTGACGAACTGCAGCCAGCTTCAGAATCTGATTCTTGGCAACAACTCTTTCAGTGGTAAAGTGCCCGGTTCAATCGCAAACCTATCGACGACTCTTGAATCTCTTTATCTTGGAGACAATAGGATTTCTGGTACCATTCCATCGGACATCGGCAATTTGGTTGGTCTGAAATTACTTGAGATGGCTAATAGCTCCATATCTGGAGCAATTCCAGAGAGCATTGGGAGACTAGAAAACTTGGTTGAGTTGGGGCTTTACAACACTAGCTTGTCAGGCCTCATACCTCCGTCCCTAGGAAATCTTACACAGCTGAATAACCTTTATGCATACTATGGCAATCTAGAGGGGCCCATTCCAAGGAGCCTGGGAAACTTAAAAAATCTATTTGTCTTTGATCTGTCAACAAATCGACTCAATGGTTCAATTCCCAAAGAGGTGCTAAAACTTCCTCAACTTTCTTTCTACTTAGACTTATCATACAATGCATTGTCTGGGCCACTCCCAGTTGAAGTTGGTAGCTTGGCAAACCTTAACCAACTGATTCTATCAGGAAACCAGTTGTCAAGCAGCATACCTGATAGTATTGGAAATTGCATTTCACTGGAACGGCTGCTGCTGGATCAGAACTCATTTGAGGGAATCATACCTCAATCTCTGAAGAACTTAAAAGGTCTCGCCTTACTGAACCTGACCATGAATAAGCTGTCTGGTAGTATTCCTGATGCCCTTGCTAGTATTGGCAACCTGCAACAGTTGTATTTAGCACACAACAACTTTTCAGGTTTGATTCCAGCAGTTCTACAGAACCTGACACTATTGTCGAAATTGGATTTGTCCTTCAATGATCTCCAAGGTGAAGTGCCAAAAGGGGGTGTTTTTGCAAATGCAACGTCCTTGTCGATTCACGGAAATGATGAGCTTTGTGGCGGAGCGCCTCAACTGCATTTAGCTCCATGCTCCATGGCTGCTGTGGATAACAAGAGACAAGTGTCAAGATCCCTTATGGCCACCCTAATATCAATTGGCGCACTTGTATTCTTAGGTATACTAGTTGCTCTTATTCATTTGATCCACAAGAGGTTCAGACAAAGAAAGGCAAGCCAACTCGTTTCCACACTAATTGATGAACAGTATGAAAGGGTTTCTTATCAAGCATTGCCAAATGGAACTGGTGGTTTCTCAGAGGCTAATTTGCTCGGACAAGGAAGCTACGGTGCTGTTTATAAATGCACTTTACATGATCAGGGTATTACCACAGCTGTAAAGGTGTTTAACATACGACAGTCTGGGTCCACTAGAAGTTTCGTGGCTGAGTGCGAGGCACTGCGAAGGGTACGTCACCGTTGTCTCATAAAGATCATCACCTGTTGTTCAAGCATCAATCATCAAGGTGAAGAATTCAAGGTGCTGGTTTTTGAGTTCATGCCGAACGGTAGTCTGAATGATTGGCTGCATCCAGCATCTAAAGTACACACTGTGAGTAATACGCTCAGCCTAGCTCAGAGACTAGACATTGCTGTAGACATCATGGATGCTCTGGAATATCTTCACAATCAGTGTCAGCCGCCAATAATCCATTGCGATCTCAAGCCAAGTAACATCCTCCTTGAAGAGGATATGAGTGCCCGTGTTGGAGATTTCGGCATATCGAAAATCCTTTCTGATGACACTAGTAAAACTCTGCTAAATTCAGTCAGCTTCACTGGACTGAGGGGCTCCATTGGTTATCTCGCTCCAG AGTATGGCGAGGGTCGATCTGTCTCGACTCTTGGGGATGTCTACAGCCTTGGGATACTGTTGCTTGAGATGTTCACCGGGAGGAGCCCTACTGACGAAATATTCAATGACTCATTGGACCTTCATAGGTTCGCCGAAGCTGCTCTCCCCAACGGAGCCTCGGAGATCGCCGACCCAGCAATCTGGCTGCATGATGAAGCGGCTGTTGGTGCCACAGTAAGAAGCCGGAGCAAGGAGTGCTTGGTTTCAGTGATCCGGCTCGGCGTCTCCTGCTCAAAGCAGCAGCCAAGAGAGCGAATGGCGATACGAGATGCTGCTGTGGAGACGCGTACGATCAGAGACGCGTACCTCATGGTTGCCAGCTAG